From a single Methanobrevibacter sp. genomic region:
- a CDS encoding IMP cyclohydrolase codes for MYTGRILSTGMNCDGKPFIAYRVSSRSFPNRQCLKFEKRASIVPKEGFEKDIFENPYITYNCIRIVDDIAIVSNGSQTDVIADKIALGMNLRDAMAFSLLAMDYEKDSYNTPRIAAVVTASTDEEEYECYIGIVNDGKILVERVPYGKAAFISTYGSQVPDEVDFDATTADGAAKFIFDEGTFVNYEKPVTSSAAIFDGEWTIDVYNP; via the coding sequence ATGTATACTGGTAGAATTTTATCAACTGGAATGAACTGTGATGGTAAACCTTTTATTGCATATAGGGTTTCAAGCAGGTCATTTCCAAATAGACAATGTCTTAAATTTGAAAAACGTGCATCTATTGTGCCAAAAGAAGGATTTGAAAAAGATATTTTTGAAAATCCATATATTACTTACAATTGTATTCGTATTGTTGATGATATTGCAATTGTATCTAATGGATCTCAAACTGATGTTATTGCAGATAAAATAGCTTTAGGAATGAATTTAAGGGATGCAATGGCATTTTCATTACTTGCCATGGACTATGAAAAAGACAGTTACAATACTCCAAGAATTGCTGCTGTTGTTACAGCTAGCACTGATGAAGAAGAGTATGAATGTTATATTGGTATTGTTAATGACGGCAAAATTTTAGTTGAAAGAGTCCCATATGGAAAAGCAGCATTCATTTCAACATATGGTAGTCAAGTTCCTGATGAAGTTGATTTCGATGCAACAACTGCTGATGGTGCGGCTAAATTTATTTTCGATGAAGGTACTTTTGTAAATTATGAAAAGCCAGTAACTTCTTCTGCTGCGATTTTTGATGGAGAATGGACTATTGACGTCTATAATCCATAA
- a CDS encoding biopolymer transporter ExbD, whose amino-acid sequence MAIDVGRHKKKISDSKPSINLVPFIDILFTIMIFLVVTSNFSADIQTDDADVADDGGSGKPNVTSVSGDAEYYVMPVANLHKVTVNGVDRSDTILNSAVGVQANVIDNGQITIKPGEIVITTPPDVSPDKAVQRPELN is encoded by the coding sequence ATGGCAATTGATGTTGGAAGACATAAAAAAAAGATTTCAGACAGCAAGCCAAGTATCAATTTAGTCCCGTTTATTGATATTTTATTCACAATAATGATTTTTTTAGTTGTAACAAGTAATTTTTCAGCCGATATTCAAACGGACGATGCAGATGTTGCTGATGATGGTGGAAGTGGAAAACCTAATGTCACTTCTGTCTCAGGGGATGCTGAATACTATGTAATGCCTGTAGCTAATTTACATAAGGTTACAGTGAATGGTGTGGATAGGTCAGATACGATTCTGAATAGTGCAGTTGGAGTTCAAGCTAATGTGATTGACAACGGTCAAATCACAATTAAACCTGGAGAAATTGTTATTACAACTCCGCCGGATGTCTCACCTGATAAGGCTGTTCAACGCCCAGAACTTAATTGA
- a CDS encoding MotA/TolQ/ExbB proton channel family protein — MIIESIMPFIDGVMDIFTHGGIITYIILFVGIYGLIIALRKIAYLKKISKVDTTEIFGVVTASMERGGAVEALKQINGFKNPISRIISETLKIGYKNKTEVEESMEQIFIVEVGKMTKGLGTIKTLTELAPFLGLIGTVIGIWLTFKSLGVNPDSAAMAEGIYVALTTTIMGLLVAIVLLPLHTYIQGLIEIEMDKIELATKMTNWGYAVVKVRVDSNVECALEALQEAEGVVNTRLISDPYANIKVSFKPSMLDKSISNIILEKCNVNAEITESKLKQ; from the coding sequence ATGATTATTGAGAGTATTATGCCTTTCATTGATGGAGTGATGGATATTTTTACTCATGGTGGAATTATTACTTACATAATTCTCTTTGTTGGTATTTATGGTCTTATTATTGCATTGAGAAAGATTGCATATCTTAAAAAAATTAGTAAAGTGGATACAACTGAAATTTTTGGGGTTGTAACTGCATCTATGGAAAGGGGAGGAGCTGTAGAAGCATTAAAACAGATTAATGGTTTTAAAAATCCTATTTCCAGAATTATTTCTGAAACTTTAAAAATTGGTTATAAAAATAAAACTGAAGTTGAAGAAAGTATGGAACAAATCTTCATTGTTGAAGTTGGAAAAATGACTAAAGGGTTAGGTACAATTAAAACCCTTACTGAATTGGCTCCATTTTTAGGATTGATAGGTACTGTTATTGGTATCTGGTTAACATTCAAATCATTAGGTGTTAATCCGGATTCTGCTGCAATGGCGGAAGGTATTTATGTTGCATTGACTACAACTATTATGGGACTTTTAGTTGCAATTGTGTTATTGCCTCTTCATACTTATATTCAAGGACTTATTGAAATAGAAATGGATAAAATTGAACTTGCTACAAAAATGACTAATTGGGGTTATGCTGTAGTTAAAGTTAGGGTTGATTCAAATGTTGAATGTGCACTTGAAGCGTTACAAGAAGCTGAAGGTGTCGTTAACACCAGATTAATTTCTGATCCATACGCAAATATTAAAGTTTCTTTTAAACCAAGTATGTTAGATAAGAGTATTTCTAATATTATTTTGGAAAAATGTAATGTTAATGCTGAAATTACTGAAAGTAAACTAAAACAATAG
- the rnhB gene encoding ribonuclease HII, with the protein MDILGIDEAGRGSVLGPMVIAGVIVPEKMDKVLERMGVKDSKRLTPNRRTILSRKLRKMFEYEIVVISAREIDELRASGVNLNEIEKNAMESIILKLKPEKAIVDAVDVKAERFQENLRKDTGCNVVAEHKADDTYIEVSAASIIAKAERDDYIKELNKEYIKSGGIGSGYPSDPNTKKFLTNFTYDEMPDFVRKSWATVAKMK; encoded by the coding sequence ATGGATATTTTAGGAATTGATGAAGCGGGTAGAGGATCTGTTTTAGGCCCGATGGTTATTGCAGGTGTTATTGTACCTGAAAAAATGGATAAAGTTTTAGAAAGAATGGGTGTTAAGGATTCTAAAAGACTCACTCCTAATAGACGCACTATTTTGTCTAGAAAATTAAGAAAAATGTTCGAATATGAAATTGTTGTTATTTCTGCTCGTGAAATTGATGAGTTAAGAGCAAGTGGTGTTAATCTTAATGAAATAGAAAAAAATGCTATGGAAAGCATTATTTTAAAATTAAAACCTGAAAAAGCTATTGTTGATGCAGTTGATGTTAAAGCTGAGCGTTTTCAAGAGAATTTGCGCAAAGATACAGGTTGCAATGTTGTAGCTGAACATAAAGCTGATGATACGTATATTGAAGTTAGTGCAGCATCAATCATTGCTAAAGCAGAAAGGGATGATTATATTAAAGAGCTTAATAAAGAATATATTAAATCTGGTGGAATTGGTTCAGGTTATCCTTCAGACCCAAATACAAAAAAATTTTTAACAAATTTCACTTATGATGAAATGCCTGATTTTGTTAGAAAATCATGGGCTACTGTTGCAAAAATGAAGTAA
- a CDS encoding rod shape-determining protein, translating to MNIFGKEEEPQISEAKVISNSLGIDLGTLNTVIAKPSGDKFDLYQIPSVVAVKKDDPTEVLAVGEEAKKMLGRTPEDILAVRPLKKGVIENVVQAQALLIKAMQIGINEGESVGRIVIGIPGDASEVEKNAAEEIGRKAGAQNILVISEGLAAAIGAGLPIAEPNGTMVVDIGAGSTDIVIISLGGINDIETVRCGGDDIDNKIVELVAEKYDVAIGIHDAESAKIEVGMVHCSEQLENLSVEIIGKSLETNRPKKVIIDSMLVAEAVEPYMQQIVAGLNVILERLSPELMMGVYNNSVAVGGTSRLRGLKERIFDEISIPIEVSDDPMTVVAKGTAIVAAEPLALEPEVRLRAMK from the coding sequence ATGAATATTTTTGGAAAAGAAGAAGAACCACAAATTAGTGAAGCCAAAGTTATTAGCAATAGTTTAGGTATTGATTTAGGAACATTAAACACTGTAATTGCAAAACCTTCAGGTGATAAATTTGACTTATACCAAATTCCATCTGTTGTCGCTGTTAAAAAAGATGACCCTACAGAAGTTTTAGCTGTTGGAGAAGAAGCTAAAAAAATGCTCGGTAGAACTCCTGAAGATATTCTTGCTGTAAGACCTTTGAAAAAAGGTGTAATTGAAAATGTTGTTCAAGCTCAAGCATTATTAATTAAAGCAATGCAAATTGGTATTAATGAAGGAGAAAGTGTTGGAAGAATTGTTATAGGTATTCCTGGTGATGCTTCTGAAGTGGAAAAGAATGCTGCTGAAGAAATTGGTAGAAAAGCAGGAGCTCAAAATATTTTAGTTATTAGTGAAGGATTAGCTGCAGCTATCGGTGCGGGATTGCCTATTGCTGAACCTAATGGAACTATGGTTGTTGATATTGGTGCTGGATCAACTGATATTGTTATCATCTCTCTTGGTGGTATTAATGATATTGAAACTGTTAGATGTGGTGGAGATGACATTGATAACAAAATTGTTGAACTCGTAGCTGAAAAATACGATGTAGCTATTGGTATTCATGATGCAGAATCTGCTAAAATAGAAGTTGGTATGGTTCATTGTTCCGAACAATTAGAAAACCTCAGCGTTGAAATAATTGGTAAATCCTTAGAGACTAACAGACCTAAAAAAGTTATCATTGATTCAATGCTTGTTGCAGAAGCAGTTGAACCTTACATGCAACAAATTGTTGCTGGATTGAATGTAATCTTAGAAAGATTATCTCCGGAATTAATGATGGGTGTTTACAATAATTCTGTTGCAGTAGGTGGAACTTCAAGACTTCGTGGTTTGAAAGAAAGAATTTTTGATGAAATTTCCATTCCTATTGAAGTTTCTGATGATCCTATGACTGTTGTAGCAAAAGGTACTGCTATTGTTGCTGCTGAACCTCTTGCATTAGAACCTGAAGTTCGTCTTAGAGCTATGAAATAA
- a CDS encoding archaetidylserine synthase, which yields MKIESTNMKSFIALSDIISLLNMASGFLSIIFSLNHEFSIAAVLMIIAIIFDSADGWVARKINRQDELGFGKNIDSLSDIVSFGVAPAVLLYGSINTTPGIFQIIVTLVSLLIVVCGVLRLTRYNVISGKLDTQDFIGFPIPSMSLIIGSFYLSGLYNPYVAILLSIIVSLLMISNIRYPKFDNIPVIAFSFLLIIILILPIDIILFNVNIPAVLLLLFCLYYLIINLIKK from the coding sequence ATGAAAATTGAAAGCACAAATATGAAAAGTTTCATTGCATTATCCGACATCATATCTCTATTGAATATGGCATCAGGATTCTTATCAATCATATTTTCATTGAACCATGAGTTCAGCATAGCAGCAGTTCTCATGATAATTGCAATCATATTCGACTCAGCAGATGGTTGGGTAGCACGTAAGATAAATAGGCAAGATGAATTAGGTTTCGGGAAAAATATCGATTCACTATCCGATATTGTCTCATTCGGAGTTGCGCCAGCAGTACTCCTTTACGGCAGTATTAACACCACCCCAGGCATTTTTCAGATAATAGTAACCCTCGTTAGTTTATTGATTGTTGTTTGTGGAGTTTTAAGATTAACAAGATATAACGTGATTTCAGGTAAACTAGACACACAAGACTTTATTGGATTTCCAATTCCAAGCATGTCATTAATCATAGGATCATTTTATTTAAGTGGATTGTATAATCCATATGTTGCAATTTTATTAAGTATCATAGTTTCATTACTTATGATAAGTAACATAAGATATCCAAAATTTGATAACATTCCAGTAATTGCATTTTCATTCTTATTAATAATCATATTAATCCTTCCAATTGACATTATTTTATTTAATGTAAATATTCCTGCAGTATTATTACTATTATTCTGCCTATACTACCTAATAATTAATTTAATTAAAAAATGA
- a CDS encoding DUF515 domain-containing protein yields MNNKKPRDPLYPKGFEETRELKNQISKEYSKPSKKDDELTPLKKLNHKLGVYLSPNSVEISDDEKKKKTGIIITTLILITLISSAYYFLIYEPSQEELTLAKTTKLNELHELYCGPLTTSPNSYLLEEKINDAHTPGEIDQINIMTLATKDWKSFHKKSIYSNADKYNRTMAVYSNESKNVILPTAKAIQIVNDNNAEVLSKIKFEEPNTVSVPILISRLQAGAGLVNVGSVVDIYTNNNSTNENYTPNNTSPDISGCTVLAIMRYEDNGEIDSEYSKSNTIVKGNTTNPKENTKEFSSDVLELLKGSLIDGYDEEKTLEMLKNYGVKLSNYERQINLGDLNAQYMLLIETPQDKVDYVINNMDSIILTIPTTKAPDWMINEISSTYQD; encoded by the coding sequence ATGAATAATAAAAAACCAAGAGATCCATTATATCCGAAAGGTTTTGAAGAAACAAGAGAATTAAAAAACCAAATCTCAAAAGAATATTCAAAACCATCAAAAAAAGATGATGAATTAACACCATTAAAAAAATTAAACCATAAACTCGGAGTTTATTTAAGTCCAAATTCCGTGGAAATATCTGATGATGAAAAGAAGAAGAAAACAGGTATTATCATAACAACATTGATTTTAATTACATTAATCTCATCAGCATATTATTTTTTGATTTATGAACCCTCACAAGAAGAATTAACTCTTGCAAAAACCACAAAACTCAATGAATTACATGAATTATATTGTGGTCCGTTAACAACATCCCCAAATTCCTATTTATTGGAAGAAAAAATCAATGATGCCCATACTCCTGGAGAAATTGATCAAATAAATATAATGACTCTCGCAACAAAAGATTGGAAATCATTCCACAAAAAGTCAATTTATTCAAATGCAGACAAATACAACAGAACTATGGCAGTATACTCAAATGAAAGCAAAAATGTCATTCTTCCAACTGCCAAAGCAATACAAATTGTAAATGATAATAATGCTGAAGTATTATCCAAAATTAAATTTGAAGAACCAAATACAGTATCAGTTCCCATTTTGATTTCAAGACTTCAGGCAGGAGCAGGCCTTGTTAATGTCGGCAGCGTTGTGGATATCTACACCAATAATAACAGCACAAATGAGAATTACACCCCCAACAACACAAGTCCTGACATAAGTGGCTGTACTGTTCTGGCAATAATGAGATATGAGGACAATGGCGAAATTGATTCCGAATACTCAAAATCAAATACAATAGTGAAAGGAAACACTACAAATCCCAAAGAAAACACCAAAGAATTTTCATCCGATGTATTGGAATTACTAAAAGGATCACTTATTGATGGTTATGATGAAGAGAAAACTCTTGAAATGCTTAAAAATTATGGAGTGAAACTATCAAATTACGAAAGACAAATAAATCTAGGTGATTTGAATGCTCAATATATGCTTTTAATTGAAACACCACAAGACAAAGTGGATTATGTGATAAATAATATGGACAGTATCATATTAACCATTCCAACAACAAAAGCTCCAGATTGGATGATAAATGAAATAAGTTCCACGTACCAAGATTAA
- a CDS encoding class E sortase yields MNKPTISTIVIIICILIIGLYAMGEVNYFSSKIAVERNIDSPSIVIPSIGVHEKINNVSLNQGVLSDPGTNVPTNDYIALYGHRTLQGSPFFRLNELSAGDTLLLEWPGVGELNYTVTNTTIVPGTADAPTEDNESLFLITCDPIGSTANRIIVEGELVNQSPINDKIIKENPQESNAFIIAAVFLIVGGIFSYFYPKDNRIYILAVVLIISALLFYFCISPIPSEIIYEKIIFLNGGL; encoded by the coding sequence ATGAATAAACCAACTATTTCAACTATAGTCATTATTATTTGTATATTAATAATTGGATTATATGCAATGGGTGAAGTGAATTACTTTTCATCCAAAATAGCTGTAGAAAGAAATATTGACTCTCCCTCTATTGTAATACCAAGCATTGGAGTACATGAAAAAATTAATAATGTATCCTTAAATCAAGGTGTTTTAAGTGACCCTGGGACAAATGTTCCAACTAATGATTATATTGCATTATATGGACATAGAACCCTCCAAGGTTCTCCATTCTTTAGATTGAATGAACTTTCAGCAGGAGATACATTACTTCTAGAATGGCCTGGTGTTGGTGAATTAAACTACACAGTAACAAATACAACTATCGTACCCGGGACTGCGGATGCACCAACAGAAGATAATGAATCATTATTCTTAATAACTTGTGATCCAATCGGTTCAACAGCAAACAGAATAATTGTTGAAGGAGAATTAGTAAATCAAAGTCCTATTAATGATAAAATCATTAAAGAAAATCCTCAGGAATCAAATGCATTCATAATAGCAGCAGTATTCCTTATAGTCGGAGGCATATTCAGTTATTTCTATCCAAAAGATAATAGGATATATATTTTAGCAGTTGTTTTAATAATTTCCGCATTATTATTCTATTTCTGCATTAGTCCAATACCATCTGAAATAATATATGAAAAAATCATATTTTTAAATGGAGGCCTGTAA
- a CDS encoding dihydroneopterin aldolase family protein, which produces MDVDKEYFSNITTRERAIFEGAISMGALFHQFVGTPVNKDTKEGLEKSMEDSLRLQPAIEDIDVKIRFDKLEESMTEFDYTSLNGDMLDVKIYTKVDNVKATIRIEFIEELNYPLMYVEDITED; this is translated from the coding sequence ATGGATGTCGATAAAGAATATTTTTCAAACATAACAACAAGAGAAAGAGCAATATTTGAAGGTGCAATTAGTATGGGTGCTTTATTCCATCAATTTGTAGGAACACCTGTAAACAAAGACACCAAAGAAGGTTTAGAAAAAAGTATGGAAGACTCTTTAAGATTGCAACCTGCAATTGAAGATATTGACGTTAAAATCAGATTTGATAAACTTGAAGAATCCATGACTGAGTTTGATTACACTTCTCTTAATGGTGATATGTTAGATGTAAAAATATATACAAAAGTAGACAATGTCAAAGCTACAATAAGGATTGAATTCATCGAAGAACTCAATTATCCTTTAATGTATGTAGAAGACATAACAGAAGATTAA